A genomic segment from Bacteroidota bacterium encodes:
- a CDS encoding DNA polymerase III subunit gamma/tau yields the protein MENFIVSARKYRPSTFEMVVGQKSITNTLKNAIKNNQLAQAFLFCGPRGVGKTTCARILAKTINCTHVTPEFEACNECPSCLSFNELTSFNIHELDAASNNSVDDIRSLVDQVRIPPQAGKYKVYIIDEVHMLSSAAFNAFLKTLEEPPAYAKFILATTEKHKILPTILSRCQIFDFRRIMIDDIAQHLAWVAKEEGITTESDALHLIAQKADGALRDALSIFDQIASSTDRNITYQSVLDNLNILDYEFYFKMTSLLLENEINGVLLQIDQVIDNGFDGHHYLAGFASHLRDLLVCKDPATLRLLETGENIRKRYQEQSQKCPVDFLMRCLNIANACDTTYKISNNKRLHLELAFMQMCTPTSQKQPTQDAEALKKKDEPLVIEAAPVVEAPVIAENPAPKSLNTTVERVISSKSQQKAVVNMDAIRALKNQPAPDKEKTDEEIQDPLAFYGTEPFTQEQLEAAWARFAEGFFQQQPNYYSTLTRRKPTLSDNAVIDFIVDNKVQAEEINQKKYDMLAFLRKELKNGQVSINTSVTQNTTEDRPYTSVDKFKKMAEMNPALNKLKNQLDLEIDY from the coding sequence ATGGAGAATTTTATTGTTTCTGCCCGAAAATACCGCCCGTCAACGTTTGAAATGGTGGTTGGACAAAAATCCATTACCAACACCCTGAAGAACGCCATCAAGAATAACCAGCTCGCTCAGGCTTTCCTTTTCTGCGGCCCGCGCGGTGTTGGCAAAACCACCTGTGCCCGTATTCTTGCAAAAACAATCAATTGCACCCATGTAACTCCTGAGTTCGAAGCCTGCAACGAATGTCCGTCATGCTTATCGTTCAATGAGCTCACGTCCTTCAATATTCATGAACTGGATGCCGCATCCAACAATTCCGTGGATGATATCCGCTCACTTGTAGATCAGGTGCGTATACCGCCTCAGGCAGGCAAATACAAAGTGTATATCATTGATGAGGTTCATATGCTTTCGTCGGCGGCATTCAACGCCTTCCTGAAAACACTTGAAGAACCGCCTGCTTACGCGAAATTTATTCTTGCTACAACCGAAAAGCACAAGATACTTCCGACCATTCTATCACGCTGCCAGATTTTCGATTTCAGGCGTATCATGATTGACGATATTGCCCAGCATCTTGCCTGGGTTGCAAAAGAGGAAGGTATAACAACTGAATCGGATGCGCTTCATCTTATTGCTCAAAAGGCAGACGGCGCTTTGCGCGATGCACTTTCAATCTTTGACCAAATAGCATCATCAACCGACAGAAACATTACCTATCAATCGGTACTCGACAACCTCAACATTCTGGATTATGAGTTCTATTTTAAGATGACCTCTTTACTTCTGGAAAATGAGATTAACGGAGTACTGCTTCAGATAGATCAGGTTATTGACAATGGTTTTGACGGGCACCATTACCTTGCCGGCTTCGCCTCTCACCTCCGCGACCTGCTGGTTTGTAAGGACCCGGCAACACTGCGGCTTCTTGAAACCGGCGAAAATATACGCAAAAGGTATCAGGAACAATCACAGAAATGCCCCGTTGATTTTCTGATGCGTTGTCTTAATATTGCGAATGCGTGCGATACCACTTATAAAATCAGCAACAACAAGCGTTTGCATCTGGAGCTTGCTTTTATGCAAATGTGTACGCCAACCTCACAGAAACAGCCAACGCAGGATGCAGAGGCCTTAAAAAAAAAGGATGAACCCCTCGTAATAGAGGCTGCACCAGTTGTTGAAGCGCCAGTTATTGCAGAGAATCCCGCGCCCAAGTCGCTGAACACCACTGTTGAACGTGTTATTTCATCCAAATCGCAACAAAAAGCGGTTGTGAATATGGACGCGATAAGGGCATTAAAAAATCAGCCCGCCCCCGATAAGGAAAAGACAGATGAAGAAATACAGGATCCGCTTGCATTCTACGGAACAGAGCCATTTACACAGGAACAACTTGAAGCCGCATGGGCACGATTCGCTGAAGGATTTTTTCAGCAGCAACCAAATTATTACAGTACGCTTACACGAAGAAAGCCTACACTGAGCGACAATGCCGTAATCGATTTTATTGTGGATAACAAAGTACAGGCTGAAGAAATAAACCAGAAAAAGTATGATATGCTCGCCTTTCTCCGCAAGGAGCTTAAAAACGGGCAGGTATCCATCAACACTTCGGTTACACAAAACACCACTGAAGACCGTCCCTATACTTCGGTAGATAAATTCAAAAAAATGGCCGAAATGAATCCGGCACTGAATAAGCTCAAAAACCAACTTGACCTCGAAATTGATTATTAA
- a CDS encoding DUF2795 domain-containing protein, protein MYWTLELASKLEDAPWPATKDELIDYATRSGLPMEVIENLREIEDEGEIYESIEDIWPDYPTKEDFFFHEDEY, encoded by the coding sequence ATGTATTGGACCCTTGAATTGGCATCCAAGCTCGAAGACGCTCCCTGGCCTGCAACCAAAGATGAGCTGATCGACTATGCAACACGGTCTGGTCTTCCGATGGAAGTCATCGAAAATCTTCGGGAAATTGAGGACGAAGGTGAGATCTACGAAAGCATCGAAGATATCTGGCCCGATTATCCTACCAAGGAAGATTTCTTCTTTCACGAAGATGAATATTAA
- a CDS encoding cob(I)yrinic acid a,c-diamide adenosyltransferase: MPKKELKIYTRTGDKGRTALIGGTRVPKYSLQIEAYGTVDELNSFIGLLRDQDIDHHVKKILGHVQVILFNIESHLAADSAESLKGLPQVAEDDILTLENEIDSMNDNLPALRHFILPGGHILVSHCHVARTVCRRAERIIVHLAAEREVDALILKYVNRLSDYLFVLARKLAKDHGAEEIQWKPK; encoded by the coding sequence ATGCCTAAAAAAGAATTAAAAATTTATACCCGTACAGGCGACAAGGGCAGAACGGCACTTATAGGCGGAACCCGCGTTCCCAAGTATAGCCTTCAAATTGAAGCCTACGGCACCGTTGATGAGCTGAATTCCTTCATTGGTCTGCTGCGCGATCAGGATATTGATCATCATGTAAAAAAAATACTGGGCCATGTACAGGTAATTCTGTTTAATATCGAATCGCACCTGGCGGCCGACTCAGCCGAATCGCTGAAAGGACTACCACAGGTAGCAGAAGACGATATTCTGACACTTGAAAATGAAATCGACAGCATGAATGACAATTTACCTGCTCTGCGTCATTTTATTTTACCGGGCGGGCATATTCTGGTATCGCATTGTCATGTTGCACGCACGGTGTGTCGCCGGGCCGAGCGCATCATTGTGCATCTGGCAGCCGAAAGAGAAGTGGATGCGCTCATATTAAAATATGTGAACCGCCTTTCAGATTACCTCTTCGTGCTTGCTCGTAAACTTGCCAAAGACCACGGTGCCGAAGAAATTCAGTGGAAACCAAAATAG
- a CDS encoding CpsB/CapC family capsule biosynthesis tyrosine phosphatase produces MGFLSGFFSKKETASTPFLSALRVDLHSHLVPGIDDGSASLDQSVELVREMMSLGYTKLITTPHISAEHFPNTSDIIRDGFATLKQRLREEDIDVELEVGAEYMIDSGFMEKIKSGDLLSFSGNHILVEMPTYMPYPDYASILFELQTSGYKIILAHPERYSYWHSNFKHYDALKDREILFQMNIGSLAGRNSGPLKKIAQHLIEDEMIDLLGSDIHNINYVDAIRETAGDKHLEKLLSSGKLLNTGL; encoded by the coding sequence ATGGGTTTTTTATCCGGCTTCTTTTCTAAAAAAGAAACGGCTTCCACGCCCTTTCTTTCAGCCCTCAGGGTTGACCTGCACTCGCATCTTGTGCCGGGGATAGACGATGGCTCGGCCTCACTTGACCAATCGGTGGAACTGGTGCGCGAAATGATGAGTCTGGGCTATACAAAACTGATTACTACACCTCATATTTCGGCTGAACATTTCCCTAATACTTCTGACATTATCAGAGATGGATTTGCAACATTGAAACAACGCCTGCGCGAAGAAGACATTGATGTTGAACTTGAAGTCGGTGCCGAATACATGATTGATTCAGGGTTTATGGAGAAAATAAAAAGCGGCGACCTGCTGTCATTCTCCGGAAATCACATTCTGGTTGAAATGCCCACCTATATGCCTTACCCCGATTATGCCTCGATTTTATTTGAACTTCAAACATCCGGTTATAAAATAATTCTTGCTCATCCCGAACGATATTCATACTGGCACAGCAATTTTAAGCATTATGACGCACTGAAAGATCGAGAGATACTGTTTCAAATGAACATTGGTTCGCTGGCAGGCAGAAACTCCGGTCCGCTGAAAAAAATTGCGCAGCACCTCATCGAAGATGAGATGATAGACCTGCTTGGAAGCGATATTCACAATATCAACTATGTTGATGCAATCCGGGAAACAGCGGGCGACAAACACCTCGAAAAGCTGCTCAGCTCCGGGAAATTGCTTAATACAGGATTATAG
- a CDS encoding SDR family oxidoreductase: MYEQAYHPGTIDKTNFLVTGGAGFIGSHIVEYLMKHGAAKVRVLDNLATGFKKNIESYFGNPHFEFIEGDICNTETCATACSGIDYVIHQAALGSIPRSVKDPAATNATNVNGQLNILVAARDAGVKRVVYASSSSVYGDSKTLPKTEDKIGKPLSPYAVTKYVNEMYATVFGPIYNMQIIGLRYFNIFGPRQNPGGPYAAAIPLFIDSLLTNKQLFINGDGEQTRDFTFVENAVQANIRALFTTHTEAPGQVFNIARGGRTSVNELFNILKELTGSSLEPTYREERAGDIRDSLADVSKASALLGYAPAVTIRQGLEITLDWFKIYYQS; encoded by the coding sequence ATGTACGAACAAGCATACCACCCCGGAACTATTGATAAGACTAACTTTTTGGTAACAGGAGGCGCAGGTTTTATTGGCTCTCATATTGTTGAATACCTTATGAAGCACGGCGCAGCCAAAGTTCGCGTGCTCGATAATCTGGCAACTGGCTTCAAAAAAAATATTGAGTCCTACTTCGGAAATCCGCATTTTGAGTTTATAGAAGGAGACATCTGCAATACGGAAACCTGTGCTACAGCTTGCAGCGGAATTGATTATGTGATTCATCAGGCAGCTCTTGGCTCTATACCCCGCTCGGTCAAAGACCCTGCGGCTACCAATGCAACCAATGTAAACGGTCAGCTGAATATACTTGTTGCAGCCCGCGACGCCGGCGTTAAACGCGTTGTTTATGCAAGCTCATCATCAGTTTATGGCGACAGCAAAACACTTCCCAAAACGGAAGATAAAATAGGCAAACCACTTTCGCCATACGCAGTCACAAAGTATGTGAATGAAATGTATGCCACCGTTTTCGGACCCATCTACAATATGCAGATAATCGGGCTGCGGTATTTCAATATTTTCGGACCCAGACAAAATCCGGGTGGTCCATATGCCGCAGCAATTCCACTGTTTATTGATTCGCTGCTCACCAATAAACAACTGTTTATTAATGGCGACGGTGAGCAGACAAGAGATTTTACATTTGTTGAAAACGCTGTACAGGCAAATATCCGTGCACTTTTTACAACACATACCGAAGCGCCCGGACAGGTTTTTAATATTGCCCGCGGCGGAAGAACTTCGGTGAATGAATTATTCAACATCCTGAAAGAGCTTACTGGAAGCAGCCTTGAACCTACATATCGTGAAGAAAGAGCAGGCGACATCCGCGATTCACTTGCCGATGTTTCCAAAGCTTCAGCTTTGTTAGGATATGCCCCTGCCGTTACTATCAGGCAAGGATTGGAGATAACCCTTGATTGGTTTAAAATATATTATCAGTCGTAA